A genomic region of Mesorhizobium sp. NZP2077 contains the following coding sequences:
- a CDS encoding GTP-binding protein produces MSDAQTQIPVTVLTGYLGAGKTTLLNRILSENHGKRYAVIVNEFGEIGIDNDLIVESDEEIYEMNNGCVCCTVRGDLIRVVEGLMRRPGRFDAIVVETTGLADPVPVAQTFFMDDDVRSKTRLDAVVALVDAKHLPLRLKDSKEAEDQIAFADVVVLNKTDLVTPEELAKVEATIRAINPAARIHRTTRAGVALSEVLDRGAFDLSRALENDPHFLEAHDDHDHHDHDHHDHDGHDHHHHAHPSDIHDVTVQSVSLRGGEMDPKKFFPWIEKITQMEGPNILRLKGIIALKGDDERYVIQGVHMIIEGDHQRAWKDGEKHESRLVFIGRELDAERLKKSFDACQAA; encoded by the coding sequence ATGAGCGACGCACAGACGCAGATCCCCGTAACCGTTCTCACCGGCTATCTCGGCGCCGGCAAGACGACGCTGCTCAACCGTATCCTGTCGGAGAATCACGGCAAGCGTTACGCGGTCATCGTCAATGAGTTCGGCGAAATCGGCATCGACAACGACCTGATCGTGGAATCCGACGAGGAAATCTACGAGATGAACAATGGCTGCGTCTGCTGCACGGTGCGTGGCGACCTGATCCGCGTCGTCGAAGGCCTGATGCGCCGGCCCGGCCGCTTCGACGCCATCGTGGTCGAAACCACAGGTCTCGCCGATCCGGTGCCGGTGGCGCAGACCTTCTTCATGGACGACGACGTGCGCTCCAAGACCAGGCTCGATGCGGTTGTGGCGCTGGTCGACGCCAAGCACCTGCCGCTCAGGCTCAAGGATTCCAAGGAAGCCGAGGACCAGATCGCCTTCGCCGACGTCGTCGTGCTCAACAAGACCGATCTCGTCACCCCAGAAGAGCTCGCCAAGGTCGAGGCGACGATCCGCGCCATCAATCCAGCGGCCAGGATCCACCGCACGACGCGTGCCGGTGTTGCCTTGTCGGAAGTGCTCGACCGCGGCGCCTTCGACCTGTCGCGGGCGCTGGAAAACGATCCGCATTTCCTCGAGGCGCATGACGATCACGATCATCATGACCACGATCATCACGACCATGACGGGCATGATCATCACCATCATGCGCATCCTTCCGACATCCATGATGTGACGGTGCAGTCGGTGTCGCTGCGCGGCGGCGAGATGGACCCGAAGAAATTCTTCCCGTGGATCGAGAAGATCACCCAGATGGAAGGCCCCAACATCCTGCGGCTGAAGGGCATCATTGCCTTGAAGGGCGATGACGAGCGCTATGTCATCCAGGGCGTGCACATGATCATCGAAGGCGACCACCAGCGCGCCTGGAAGGATGGCGAGAAACATGAGAGCCGGCTGGTGTTCATCGGCCGCGAGTTGGATGCCGAGCGGCTGAAGAAGAGTTTCGACGCCTGCCAGGCGGCTTGA
- a CDS encoding 2-hydroxyacid dehydrogenase codes for MTKAEQLQAVAILVPADFSDHAVRRIDRTFNQVRIERADPVLVTDEMRRTVRGIASFAGISAAMMDALPNLELIASFGVGYDSVDVGHAAAKNIMVTNTPDVLTEEVADTAIGLLINTIRDLPRAENWLRDGSWLRKGNYSLSRLTLRARRVGIFGMGRIGQAIARRLEAFGLSVAYHNRRRVEGLSYQYHPTLKGLAEAVDTLISVAPGGASTQKAVNAEILSALGANGVFVNIGRGSTVDEAALAAALADGTIAAAGLDVFADEPNVPRALLDAPNTSLLPHVGSASEHTRRAMADLCVDNLVSWFTDRRPLTPVPETVHVKAPG; via the coding sequence ATGACCAAGGCCGAACAGCTGCAAGCCGTCGCCATTCTGGTGCCGGCGGACTTCAGCGACCATGCCGTCAGGCGTATCGACCGGACCTTCAACCAGGTCAGGATCGAACGCGCCGATCCGGTGCTGGTCACCGACGAGATGCGCCGCACGGTGCGCGGCATTGCCTCCTTTGCCGGCATCAGCGCCGCGATGATGGATGCCTTGCCCAATCTCGAACTCATCGCCTCCTTCGGCGTCGGTTATGACTCTGTCGATGTCGGCCATGCGGCAGCGAAGAACATCATGGTCACCAACACGCCCGACGTGCTGACCGAGGAGGTCGCCGACACCGCGATCGGGCTGCTGATCAACACGATCCGTGACCTGCCACGTGCGGAAAACTGGCTGCGCGACGGCAGCTGGCTGCGCAAGGGCAACTATTCGCTGAGCCGGCTGACCTTGCGCGCGCGCCGTGTCGGGATTTTCGGCATGGGTCGTATCGGGCAAGCCATTGCCCGGCGGCTTGAGGCGTTCGGCCTGTCGGTCGCCTACCACAACCGGCGCCGTGTTGAAGGCCTTTCCTATCAATACCACCCGACGCTGAAGGGCCTTGCCGAAGCGGTCGATACGCTGATTTCGGTGGCGCCTGGTGGGGCTTCGACGCAGAAGGCGGTCAATGCCGAGATCCTGTCGGCGCTTGGCGCCAACGGCGTCTTCGTCAATATCGGCCGCGGCAGCACGGTCGATGAGGCAGCACTGGCGGCGGCGCTTGCCGACGGCACCATCGCCGCCGCGGGGCTCGATGTCTTCGCCGACGAACCGAACGTGCCCAGGGCGTTGCTCGATGCGCCCAACACGTCGCTGTTGCCGCATGTCGGCTCGGCTTCGGAGCATACACGCCGGGCCATGGCTGATCTCTGCGTCGACAATCTGGTGTCATGGTTCACAGACCGCCGACCCCTGACACCGGTGCCGGAGACGGTGCATGTGAAAGCGCCCGGCTGA
- a CDS encoding AraC family transcriptional regulator, producing the protein MSHYLGSQAFEGLGRLCADAAENCIISAPDPAGMERIEARFHGSAFDLHRHDTYAIGVTLQGVQTFRYRGATRLSLPGQIIVLHPDELHDGGAGTEDGLRYRMLYLEPSLMLDCLGGASLPFVRDAVVRDDAFCTTLLSALGPLQHELDELFVDDFLAQLIQSLTQHAGQPAKPMARTAWRAAALARDYLTENATRPVRSGELEAITGLDRYALSRHFRAAFSTSPHRFLVMRRLQRARRMITAGEPLAQIAVEAGFTDQSHFNRQFKKAFGMTPGRWSSLIRDSAPAAA; encoded by the coding sequence ATGTCGCACTATCTAGGCAGCCAGGCCTTCGAGGGTCTTGGACGTTTGTGCGCAGACGCGGCGGAAAACTGCATCATCTCGGCTCCCGACCCCGCGGGTATGGAGCGTATCGAGGCGCGCTTCCACGGCAGCGCCTTCGATCTGCATCGCCACGATACCTATGCGATCGGGGTGACGCTGCAGGGCGTGCAGACCTTTCGCTATCGCGGCGCGACGCGGCTAAGCCTGCCCGGCCAGATCATCGTGCTGCATCCCGATGAATTGCATGATGGCGGCGCCGGCACCGAGGACGGTTTGCGCTACAGGATGCTCTATCTCGAACCCTCGCTGATGCTGGACTGCCTTGGCGGCGCATCGCTGCCCTTTGTCAGGGATGCCGTGGTGAGGGACGACGCTTTCTGCACCACGCTGCTTTCAGCGCTAGGGCCGCTGCAGCATGAACTCGACGAACTGTTCGTCGACGACTTCCTGGCGCAGCTGATACAGAGCCTGACGCAGCATGCCGGCCAGCCGGCAAAGCCGATGGCCAGGACGGCATGGCGGGCGGCGGCGCTGGCGCGGGACTATCTGACAGAGAACGCAACGCGTCCTGTGCGCTCCGGCGAACTGGAAGCCATCACTGGGCTCGACCGCTATGCCTTGTCACGACATTTTCGCGCCGCGTTCTCGACCAGCCCGCATCGTTTCCTGGTGATGCGCCGGCTTCAGCGTGCGCGGCGGATGATCACGGCCGGCGAACCGCTGGCGCAGATCGCGGTCGAAGCGGGCTTCACCGACCAGAGCCATTTCAACAGGCAATTCAAGAAGGCGTTCGGCATGACGCCGGGACGCTGGTCGTCGCTGATCCGGGACTCGGCCCCGGCAGCGGCCTGA
- a CDS encoding multidrug effflux MFS transporter: protein MASDTPIRSPGTDISRRAIVSEPAAPPRLITLILLSALAVLPVNMILPSLPNIAATFQADFALVNLSVAGFAIITAVIEAIGGALSDRFGRRPVVLISLSTFIIASIGSALAPNIGIFLVFRAMQACIGPCYSVALVIIKETSDERETASKFGYLAMGWALAPMVGPLFGGSLDELFGWRSSFVVFAILGTAALALSMREIKRTPVSRSHRNYAHSYRLLLSSARFWAYTLCMAASMGVLYVFLGGAPLVVGDALDGSSAKLGLYMGLVPTGFILGSYLAGRYASKTSLGAILVFARLLTCAGLSAGLVLSSFGITHVLAFFGPCLFIGIGNGLTMPAANSGALSVRPDLVGTAAGLSAAMRIGGGALIASIAGLFLADSIPALFVTMLISAALALLAALYAAFLDRQHTAD from the coding sequence ATGGCGAGCGATACCCCCATCCGGAGTCCGGGCACAGACATATCACGGAGAGCGATAGTCTCTGAACCCGCTGCTCCACCCCGACTGATCACCCTTATCCTGCTTTCGGCTCTTGCCGTGTTGCCGGTGAACATGATTTTGCCGTCGCTGCCGAACATTGCCGCAACGTTCCAAGCCGATTTCGCATTGGTCAATCTGTCGGTTGCCGGCTTTGCGATCATCACCGCTGTCATCGAGGCCATCGGAGGCGCACTATCGGACCGATTTGGGCGCAGGCCGGTCGTCCTGATATCTCTCTCGACCTTCATCATTGCGTCCATTGGCAGCGCTTTGGCGCCCAATATCGGCATCTTCCTTGTGTTTCGCGCGATGCAGGCGTGCATTGGCCCCTGCTATTCCGTCGCTCTGGTCATCATCAAGGAGACATCGGATGAGCGCGAAACCGCCAGCAAATTTGGCTATCTCGCCATGGGGTGGGCGCTCGCGCCCATGGTCGGTCCTCTGTTTGGCGGGTCACTGGACGAACTGTTCGGATGGCGGTCAAGCTTCGTTGTCTTCGCGATCCTTGGTACAGCCGCCCTCGCCCTATCGATGCGCGAGATCAAAAGAACCCCGGTGTCGAGGTCACACAGGAATTACGCTCACTCCTACAGGCTGCTCCTGAGTTCGGCGCGGTTTTGGGCCTACACACTGTGCATGGCCGCCTCGATGGGCGTGCTTTATGTCTTTCTGGGCGGCGCCCCGTTGGTCGTCGGTGACGCGCTCGATGGATCAAGCGCAAAGCTCGGCCTTTACATGGGACTGGTCCCCACCGGCTTCATTCTCGGCAGCTATCTGGCCGGGCGTTACGCCTCGAAGACCTCGCTCGGCGCCATACTTGTTTTTGCGCGCCTCCTAACCTGCGCCGGCCTGTCGGCCGGTCTGGTCCTGTCAAGCTTTGGCATCACTCACGTCCTGGCCTTCTTTGGACCTTGCCTGTTCATCGGCATCGGTAATGGATTGACCATGCCTGCCGCCAACAGCGGCGCCTTGTCGGTGCGACCGGATCTGGTTGGCACGGCCGCAGGACTGTCCGCCGCAATGCGGATCGGTGGTGGGGCTCTCATAGCCTCCATCGCCGGCCTGTTCCTGGCAGATTCGATCCCTGCGCTGTTCGTCACGATGCTGATATCGGCGGCACTGGCATTGTTGGCGGCGCTGTATGCCGCCTTTCTCGACCGGCAACATACAGCCGATTGA
- the imm45 gene encoding Imm45 family immunity protein, with product MPRLLDLADDFLIIGDVIRLSDNYDLGPASGPVDLLIFDPREVEAGLGLMVTSGYKAGLVFAVLPKESRFEKKPGLSKAWLIENWDKWFVFTYQGGPVPIEDTVILRWNERMTVETRHADRRPA from the coding sequence ATGCCGCGTCTGCTCGATCTCGCCGATGATTTTCTGATCATCGGCGACGTCATCCGACTTTCCGACAATTATGATCTCGGGCCGGCCTCCGGCCCGGTCGATCTTCTGATCTTCGATCCCCGCGAAGTGGAGGCCGGGCTCGGTCTGATGGTGACATCTGGCTATAAGGCGGGTCTGGTTTTCGCGGTGCTGCCCAAGGAAAGCCGGTTCGAGAAAAAACCTGGCCTTTCGAAAGCCTGGCTGATCGAAAACTGGGACAAATGGTTCGTCTTCACCTATCAAGGCGGCCCGGTTCCGATCGAGGACACCGTCATCCTGCGCTGGAACGAACGAATGACTGTTGAGACCCGCCATGCCGACCGTCGCCCCGCTTGA
- a CDS encoding aspartate aminotransferase family protein, translating to MHSSDSPKTIGGISRDRIAQLRETEGAAFRAARPKSQAKVGNGLPGFFGGVPMHWMNDWPTPFPILVDSARGAAITDIDGNRLDDFCLGDTGSMFGHSPPPVARAIRRQAGRGLTYMLPSEDALAIGPLLQQRFGLPFWQIATTATDANRFALRVARAVTGREKILVFNGCYHGSVDETMVRLIDGKPVNRPGLAGEFRDLTRTAKVIEFNDVTALEAALKDKDVACVIAEPVLTNSCMVLADPGFHDALRRLTREAGTLLLIDETHTISTGPGGYTRKYGLDPDFFVLGKPIAGGVPASVWGMSDEVASRYADYNRTKEPGYSGMGTTLSANPLQFATMRATLEEVMTAENYDRMDHLARRLDAGLTGVIDRYRLPWHVARVGARVEFICAPGPLRNGAEAEGAHAPELEAAIHVALVNRGVLIAPFHNMMLISPATSGAQVNRLISAFAAVAAKLAA from the coding sequence ATGCACAGCAGCGACAGTCCAAAGACCATCGGCGGCATCAGCCGTGACCGCATCGCGCAATTGCGCGAGACCGAAGGAGCGGCCTTCCGCGCAGCACGGCCTAAATCGCAGGCCAAGGTCGGCAATGGCCTGCCCGGCTTCTTCGGCGGCGTGCCGATGCACTGGATGAATGACTGGCCGACGCCGTTTCCGATCCTGGTCGACAGCGCCAGGGGTGCTGCGATCACCGACATCGACGGCAACCGGCTCGACGATTTCTGCCTTGGCGACACCGGCTCGATGTTCGGCCATTCGCCGCCGCCGGTGGCGCGCGCGATCCGCCGCCAGGCCGGACGCGGCCTGACCTATATGCTGCCTTCGGAAGACGCGCTTGCCATCGGCCCGTTGCTGCAGCAGCGCTTCGGCCTGCCGTTCTGGCAGATCGCGACGACGGCGACCGACGCCAACCGCTTTGCGCTGCGCGTCGCCCGCGCCGTCACCGGGCGCGAAAAAATCCTGGTCTTCAACGGCTGCTATCACGGCTCTGTCGACGAGACGATGGTGCGGCTGATCGACGGCAAGCCCGTCAACCGGCCGGGACTGGCGGGCGAGTTCCGTGACCTGACCCGCACGGCCAAGGTCATCGAATTCAACGATGTGACCGCGCTGGAGGCTGCGCTCAAGGACAAGGATGTGGCCTGCGTCATCGCGGAACCGGTGCTGACCAATTCCTGCATGGTGCTGGCCGATCCGGGCTTCCATGATGCGCTGCGCCGGCTGACCCGCGAAGCCGGCACGCTGCTCCTGATCGACGAGACGCATACGATCTCGACCGGCCCAGGTGGCTACACGAGGAAATACGGGCTCGACCCGGACTTCTTCGTGCTGGGCAAGCCGATCGCCGGCGGCGTGCCGGCAAGCGTGTGGGGCATGAGCGATGAGGTCGCCTCGCGCTATGCCGACTACAACAGGACCAAGGAGCCCGGCTACTCCGGGATGGGCACGACGCTGTCGGCCAACCCGCTGCAATTCGCCACCATGCGCGCCACGCTGGAAGAGGTGATGACGGCGGAGAACTACGACCGGATGGACCATCTGGCGCGGCGTTTGGATGCCGGGCTGACCGGCGTGATCGATCGCTACCGCCTGCCCTGGCATGTCGCCCGCGTCGGCGCCCGCGTCGAGTTCATCTGCGCACCCGGCCCGCTGCGCAACGGTGCAGAGGCAGAAGGCGCGCATGCGCCAGAGTTGGAGGCGGCCATCCATGTCGCGCTGGTCAATCGCGGCGTGCTGATTGCGCCCTTCCACAATATGATGCTGATCTCGCCGGCGACGTCAGGTGCCCAGGTCAACCGGCTGATCAGCGCCTTCGCCGCGGTTGCGGCAAAGCTTGCGGCATGA
- a CDS encoding DMT family transporter, with protein sequence MLSTYVCFTFLDTSSKYLVLAGVSALIVAWVRFAVHVVLVGTLLRGWRQPMRFRPVNLPAHVLRGLCLFGSTMCNILALRSLQLAETTSIYFFGPMVITALAGPLLGEWAGWRRWLAILAAFAGVLIITRPGVGVFGIGHLFALGSMLSNSFYVIMTRRMSATETSESLILFSALAPAVLLLPMLPFSFSLPHDGWHWFVLLMLGVFGGVGHWLLVQAYRLATTTALAPYPYSQMVWMIISGLIVFNQFPDRWTLVGAAIIVASGLYIVHREHRLRLQSRAASDVEAEALAKKL encoded by the coding sequence ATGCTTTCCACCTATGTCTGCTTCACCTTCCTCGACACCTCAAGCAAATATCTTGTCCTTGCCGGCGTTTCCGCGCTGATCGTCGCCTGGGTGCGCTTTGCCGTGCATGTCGTGCTCGTTGGTACGCTGCTGCGCGGCTGGCGCCAACCGATGCGATTTCGTCCGGTCAACCTGCCGGCGCATGTGCTGCGCGGCCTGTGCCTGTTCGGCTCGACCATGTGCAACATTCTGGCCCTGCGCTCCCTGCAACTGGCCGAGACGACATCGATCTATTTCTTCGGGCCGATGGTGATCACTGCGCTTGCCGGCCCGCTGCTCGGCGAATGGGCCGGTTGGCGGCGTTGGCTGGCCATTCTGGCTGCTTTCGCTGGGGTTCTGATCATCACAAGGCCAGGTGTCGGCGTTTTCGGCATCGGCCATCTCTTCGCGCTCGGCTCGATGCTGTCGAACAGCTTCTATGTCATCATGACGCGCCGCATGTCGGCGACCGAGACCTCGGAAAGCCTGATCCTGTTTTCGGCGCTGGCGCCGGCGGTGCTGCTTTTGCCCATGCTGCCGTTTTCCTTCTCGCTGCCGCATGATGGCTGGCACTGGTTCGTGCTGCTCATGCTCGGCGTCTTCGGCGGTGTCGGACACTGGCTGCTGGTCCAGGCCTACCGGCTGGCGACGACCACGGCATTGGCGCCCTATCCCTATTCGCAGATGGTGTGGATGATCATTTCCGGCTTGATCGTCTTCAACCAGTTCCCCGACCGCTGGACGCTGGTCGGCGCCGCCATCATCGTTGCCAGTGGCCTCTATATCGTCCATCGCGAGCACCGTCTTCGGCTGCAGAGCCGCGCGGCCTCCGATGTCGAGGCTGAGGCGCTGGCAAAAAAACTTTGA
- a CDS encoding WD40 repeat domain-containing protein, with product MPTVAPLDLEGHCVAAVFLGDVPHFALADGAVHRLDNGHKTVQANDGLLAAFHDVANNRLITGGDDGKVFALKAGGEARELATAGKKWITSVTAGPQGAIAYTTGKTAFVRFADGKIREFAHPRSVEGLAFSPKGMRFGVARYNGATLHFPAAEGKPVELEWAGAHTGITFSPDGAFLVTTMQENALHGWKLADGKHMRMTGYPGKVKSLSWSVKGKWLASSGAPAAIVWPFSGKDGPMGKAPLELGTRGNAMVTAVACHPSQDVVAVGYDDGMVMAVRFSDAKEVLLRRPGKGAITSMMWDKEERRIAFGSAAGDCGVIDITA from the coding sequence ATGCCGACCGTCGCCCCGCTTGATCTTGAAGGCCATTGCGTCGCCGCCGTCTTCCTCGGCGACGTGCCGCATTTCGCGCTGGCTGACGGTGCCGTCCATCGGCTCGACAATGGCCACAAGACGGTGCAGGCCAATGACGGGCTGCTCGCGGCCTTCCATGATGTAGCCAATAACCGGCTGATCACTGGCGGCGATGACGGCAAGGTGTTCGCCTTGAAGGCCGGCGGCGAGGCCAGGGAACTGGCGACAGCCGGCAAGAAATGGATCACCAGCGTTACCGCTGGGCCGCAGGGCGCCATCGCCTACACCACGGGCAAGACCGCCTTCGTGCGCTTCGCCGACGGCAAGATCCGCGAATTTGCGCATCCGCGCTCGGTCGAAGGCCTGGCGTTCTCGCCCAAGGGCATGCGTTTCGGCGTTGCCCGCTACAATGGTGCGACGCTGCATTTCCCGGCCGCCGAAGGCAAGCCCGTGGAGCTCGAATGGGCCGGCGCCCATACCGGCATCACCTTCTCACCCGACGGCGCCTTCCTCGTCACCACCATGCAGGAAAACGCCTTGCATGGCTGGAAGCTCGCGGACGGCAAGCACATGCGCATGACCGGCTATCCCGGCAAGGTCAAAAGCCTGTCGTGGAGCGTCAAGGGCAAATGGCTGGCCAGTTCCGGCGCGCCAGCAGCGATCGTCTGGCCGTTTTCGGGCAAGGACGGGCCGATGGGCAAGGCGCCGCTGGAACTCGGCACACGTGGCAATGCCATGGTGACAGCGGTGGCGTGCCACCCGAGCCAGGATGTCGTCGCCGTCGGCTATGACGACGGCATGGTGATGGCTGTGCGTTTCTCCGACGCCAAGGAAGTGCTGTTGCGGCGCCCGGGCAAAGGCGCCATCACATCCATGATGTGGGACAAGGAAGAACGCCGCATCGCCTTTGGCAGTGCCGCCGGCGACTGCGGCGTCATCGACATCACCGCCTGA
- a CDS encoding DUF2000 family protein, whose translation MFDTKFAIVLREDLPVWQKLNVTAFLTSGIVARFPDIIGEPYRDRSGNLYNPLSIQPVIVLSADQATLATIHRRALERDVTTSLYVEEMFSTGIDAANRAVFAEFAPEDAKVVGIALRTDKKLVDKITKGARMHP comes from the coding sequence ATGTTCGATACGAAATTTGCAATCGTCCTGCGGGAAGATCTGCCCGTCTGGCAGAAGCTCAACGTCACCGCCTTCCTGACCAGCGGCATCGTCGCGCGGTTTCCCGACATCATCGGCGAGCCCTATCGCGACCGATCAGGCAATCTCTACAATCCGCTGTCGATCCAGCCGGTCATCGTACTCTCGGCCGACCAGGCGACGCTCGCCACGATCCACCGGCGCGCGCTGGAACGCGACGTGACGACTTCGCTCTATGTCGAGGAGATGTTCTCGACCGGCATCGATGCCGCCAACCGGGCCGTCTTCGCCGAGTTCGCGCCCGAAGACGCCAAGGTGGTCGGCATCGCGCTGCGCACTGACAAGAAGCTCGTCGACAAGATCACCAAGGGCGCCCGCATGCATCCATAG
- a CDS encoding MarR family winged helix-turn-helix transcriptional regulator: MAKADKTATMSRLHSAARLARTALAARLLAHGFYAGQDQIMLALDREDGQTPGNLAGRLGVRPPTITKTINRLQAQGFLEKRASESDARQAHIFLTETGRDTIRAIEKSVKKTEKQALKGLDKKDQKALFKLLARIEANLSNEELALIDDDAESDD; encoded by the coding sequence ATGGCCAAGGCGGACAAGACTGCAACAATGAGCCGGCTGCATTCGGCGGCCAGGCTGGCAAGAACCGCGCTGGCGGCCAGGCTTCTGGCGCACGGCTTCTATGCTGGCCAGGACCAGATCATGCTGGCGCTCGACCGCGAGGACGGCCAGACGCCGGGCAACCTTGCCGGTCGCCTCGGCGTGCGCCCGCCGACCATCACCAAGACCATCAATCGGCTGCAGGCGCAGGGTTTTCTGGAAAAGCGCGCCTCCGAGTCCGATGCCCGCCAGGCGCACATCTTCCTCACCGAGACCGGCCGTGACACCATCCGCGCCATCGAGAAGTCGGTGAAGAAGACCGAAAAGCAGGCGCTGAAGGGCCTCGACAAGAAAGACCAGAAGGCGCTTTTCAAGCTGCTCGCCCGCATCGAGGCCAACCTCTCCAACGAGGAACTGGCGCTGATCGACGACGACGCCGAGTCGGACGACTGA
- a CDS encoding LacI family DNA-binding transcriptional regulator, translating to MAQKIKLSTIADALGVSTATVSLALRDSPLVAGSTRDRIKEHARAIGYIYNRRAASLRTSRSGIVGVVVHDIMNPFFAEILRSIESELDRSRQTFILSNHYDQLEKQRTFIDTLLQLGADGVIMSPAIGTPASDILMAEENGLPAVLIARTVEGADVPVFRGDDSYGTGLATNHLISLGHKRIAMIGGTDQTSTGRDRYQGYVNAMEAAGLEVRPSWRIAGPRTKQAGFEAAGQFLALKDKPTAACCWNDLVAIGLMNGIARAGLVPGIDISVTGYDDLEEAAIATPALTTVWNGQREVGRRAASALLDKLNGQTVRPSQELIKPELHVRQSTGKPVERA from the coding sequence CTGGCACAAAAAATCAAGCTTTCGACGATCGCCGATGCACTCGGCGTGTCCACGGCCACCGTGTCGCTGGCGCTGCGCGACAGCCCGCTGGTTGCGGGCTCGACGCGCGACCGCATCAAGGAACATGCGCGCGCCATCGGCTACATCTACAACCGCCGTGCCGCCAGCCTGCGCACCTCGCGCTCGGGCATTGTCGGCGTTGTCGTCCACGACATCATGAACCCGTTCTTCGCCGAGATACTGCGTTCGATCGAGAGCGAGCTCGACCGCAGCCGTCAGACCTTCATCCTGTCCAACCACTACGATCAGCTCGAAAAGCAGCGCACCTTCATCGATACGCTGCTGCAGCTCGGCGCCGACGGCGTCATCATGTCGCCGGCCATCGGCACTCCGGCTTCCGACATCCTGATGGCCGAGGAGAACGGCCTGCCGGCAGTGCTGATCGCCCGCACCGTCGAGGGCGCCGACGTGCCGGTGTTTCGTGGCGACGATTCTTATGGAACAGGCCTTGCCACCAACCATCTGATCTCGCTTGGCCACAAGCGCATCGCCATGATCGGCGGCACCGACCAGACCTCGACCGGCCGTGACCGCTATCAGGGCTATGTCAACGCCATGGAGGCGGCCGGGCTGGAGGTCAGGCCGTCCTGGCGCATCGCCGGCCCGCGCACCAAGCAGGCGGGCTTCGAGGCCGCCGGGCAGTTCCTGGCGCTGAAGGACAAGCCGACCGCCGCCTGCTGCTGGAACGATCTCGTCGCCATCGGCCTGATGAATGGTATTGCGCGCGCCGGCCTGGTACCGGGCATCGACATCTCCGTCACCGGCTATGACGATCTCGAGGAGGCGGCGATCGCCACGCCGGCGCTGACCACCGTCTGGAACGGCCAGCGCGAGGTTGGCCGCCGCGCTGCCAGCGCGCTGCTCGACAAGCTCAACGGGCAGACGGTGCGGCCCTCGCAGGAACTGATCAAGCCGGAACTGCATGTGCGCCAGTCGACCGGCAAGCCGGTGGAGCGTGCATGA